GAATAGGTCGCGTAAGGTGTAAAGCGGTCCCAGCGATAACCGCCACTTATATACCAGGCCGTACGGTCGCCGACTGCAGAATGACCGTGCGCATTGCCCACCTCGGCCATGACGAACCAGTCGATGGGGTCATACTGCACTCCTGCCCCGACGAACTCGAATGGGCCCCCGTCAGCGTCGTACTTGTCGGCGATCGCTTCGCCTTCCGGCCCGAACTGGCGAAAGATGTCGAACAGGGTGTTATAGCTGTCGATGTAGAGGTCGGTCCGCTGGTAGGCCAGCCGGCCAGTCCATGCGCCGCGCTCGGTCGTGGCCGTAAAGCCCCAGGAGTTGCGCGCCTTTGCCGTTCCACCGTCCTGGAGCTCGAGATCGCTCTGACCGACGCTTGCCTGGAAGGTATGAGCGAAGCCTCCCGCCAGCAGGCGATAGCTCGCGTCGACGCCGTCGTTGGCGGTGAGCGGTACCAGCGCGTAGACCTCGTTGGGTGGGCGTATCCAGACGTTGACGTAGCCGACTTTGCGATAGTCGGACACCATGAAGGTCGGCACGACGATGCGTCCAATCCGAACACTGGCGTCGGGCGTCACCTGATACTTGAGATTCATCCACTCGACGTGCGGCGTGTATTCGCCGTCGGCCTGCTGCTCGGCGAGAACCTGCACCAGAGCGGAGAGTCGTGGAGTGAAGGTGGCGGTGAGCTGCGCACCCACCCTGCTGTCGACCTCGGGGCTCCAGCTCTGGGAGAAACCGGCGCCGCTCTCGAGGATCAGGCTGCCGAGGAAGTCGGCCCGATCCTCGTCGGAGTGGACGACCCCGAGGGTCGCGTAGCCGTCGAACTCGAACTTGAAGCCTGAGGTTTCGTCGCCGCGTGCGGCAGACTGCGCGAGAACGACGAGCGCGAAGATTACCGTCGCCGCTCGGGCAGGCAGGCGCTGGTGTGAGTTGCGATGGTCGCTGCGCTCCATCGTTTCGGCCCTTCTCCAGGGCGCGAGCGCGGAGAAGAGACTGCAAGTCGACGGTCGATGTTCAGCCTCGGCGCCCCGGACTTCGAGATCATCCTACTCTCAAGCCGGAAGCGCGACCGCAGGCACGCGGGCGGCGAACGCGCTCGGATCGCACCCCCGTGACAACCCTCTCAGCTCGTGGCAGCCGGGCGATGGCGCAAATGGAGCGAGCAGGCGACGACCCAGCCGAGGACGGAGCCTTCGAGCAGGCG
The Thermoanaerobaculia bacterium genome window above contains:
- a CDS encoding porin; amino-acid sequence: MERSDHRNSHQRLPARAATVIFALVVLAQSAARGDETSGFKFEFDGYATLGVVHSDEDRADFLGSLILESGAGFSQSWSPEVDSRVGAQLTATFTPRLSALVQVLAEQQADGEYTPHVEWMNLKYQVTPDASVRIGRIVVPTFMVSDYRKVGYVNVWIRPPNEVYALVPLTANDGVDASYRLLAGGFAHTFQASVGQSDLELQDGGTAKARNSWGFTATTERGAWTGRLAYQRTDLYIDSYNTLFDIFRQFGPEGEAIADKYDADGGPFEFVGAGVQYDPIDWFVMAEVGNAHGHSAVGDRTAWYISGGYRWDRFTPYATYSAVSTRSSRSDPGLTVDAYPPPFAAIAAGLNAALNGLLRSSPDQNTTSIGVRWDFMKNLDLKLQFDHSDLGAGSAGNLGNVQPGFRPGGSYNLVSIAVDIVF